A single genomic interval of Camelina sativa cultivar DH55 chromosome 11, Cs, whole genome shotgun sequence harbors:
- the LOC104724990 gene encoding uncharacterized protein LOC104724990, giving the protein MSKISKASSLCSLLLVFVLLSSRPALSLRGPKLLSEPKSAQSLMDDSSSMNKIESGNAKSMIGGFFSHMFPLKGWPFPKYPPFTMVNPNIPTNPSGAQEETTKLPSSPSKGNKDGGNA; this is encoded by the coding sequence ATGTCGAAAATCTCAAaggcttcttctctctgttctctCCTCCTCGTCTTCGTCCTCCTTAGTTCCCGACCCGCACTCTCACTCCGCGGCCCAAAGCTTCTTTCAGAACCAAAATCAGCTCAATCCCTAATGGATGATTCATCTTCAATGAACAAGATCGAGTCCGGAAATGCAAAATCCATGATTGGTGGATTCTTCAGTCACATGTTTCCATTGAAGGGCTGGCCTTTCCCAAAGTACCCACCTTTCACTATGGTTAACCCTAACATTCCTACAAACCCATCTGGAGCTCAAGAGGAAACCACGAAGTTACCTTCTTCTCCAAGCAAAGGAAACAAAGATGGAGGAAacgcttga
- the LOC104724989 gene encoding subtilisin-like protease SBT2.3, producing the protein MLVKFGFLLLVISFVFLSNNTLGQQDDDDNDDDTAVYIVTLKQPPIVHLFEEQELKQIRHKHKKSNFTPKPQPRNNSRKRHGRSKIPSVAQSHDSFLRKTLKGETYIKLYSYHYLINGFALFVNSQQAEKLAMRREVANIVLDYSVRTATTYTPQFMGLPQGAWVKEGGFEIAGEGVVIGFIDTGIDPKHPSFDDKDSYSQRSYPTPKHFSGICEVTPDFPSGSCNRKLIGARHFAESAVTRGIFNSSEDYASPFDGDGHGTHTASIAAGNHGVPVIVSNHSFGNASGVAPRAFISVYKALYKGFGGFAADVVAAIDQAAQDGVDILSLSITPNRKPPGVATFFNPIDMALLSAVKAGIFVVQAAGNTGPAPKSMSSFSPWIFTVGASSHDRVYSNSLILGNNVTIPGIGFAIPTDDGKMYKMISAFHALNNITSVDKDMYVGECQDYENFDQDLVSGNLLICSYSARFVIGLSTIKQALDVAKNLSAVGVVFYMDPYVFGFQINPTPMDMPGIIIPSAEDSKTLLKYYNTSLQRDGSTKDIVSFGAVAAIEGGLNANFSDRAPKVMYYSARGPDPEDNLFNDADILKPNLVAPGNSIWGAWSSASTDSTEFIGEKCAMMSGTSMAAPHVAGVAALIKQTYPQFTPSQIASALSTTALLYDNKGSPIMAQRSFSNPDQSLYTATPFDMGNGFVNATAALNPGLIFDTSFEDYMSFLCGINGSDPVVFNYTGLHCSATNTTISGFDLNMPSITVSTLNGTQIFQRSVRNIAGNETYNVGWSPPYGVSMKISPGLFSIGLGETQVLSITLNATKNSSSSSFGRIGLFGNTGHIVNIPVTVISKIAWS; encoded by the exons gaACAATTCAAGGAAACGTCATGGGAGGTCAAAGATACCATCTGTTGCTCAATCTCATGACTCATTCTTGAGAAAGACATTAAAAGGAGAGACTTATATAAAGCTTTATAGTTACCATTATCTAATCAATGGATTTGCTCTGTTTGTTAACTCACAACAG GCTGAGAAGCTTGCAATGAGGAGAGAAGTAGCAAACATAGTGTTGGATTACTCTGTTAGGACAGCAACAACGTATACTCCACAGTTCATGGGTTTACCACAAGGAGCATGGGTTAAAGAAGGTGGATTTGAGATTGCTGGAGAAGGAGTTGTTATCGGTTTTATCGATACCGGGATCGATCCGAAACATCCTAGTTTCGACGACAAGGACTCTTACTCTCAGCGTTCATATCCAACCCCTAAGCATTTCTCAGGTATTTGTGAAGTCACACCAGATTTTCCATCAGGATCTTGCAACAGAAAGCTGATTGGAGCACGGCATTTCGCGGAATCCGCTGTTACAAGAGGAATCTTTAACTCATCTGAAGATTACGCTTCTCCTTTTGATGGAGATGGCCATGGCAC ACACACAGCTTCGATTGCAGCGGGTAACCACGGCGTTCCAGTGATAGTTTCAAATCATAGCTTTGGAAACGCTAGTGGAGTCGCTCCTCGTGCATT TATTTCTGTTTACAAGGCATTGTACAAGGGTTTTGGAGGTTTTGCTGCAGATGTTGTTGCAGCTATAGATCAG gCAGCTCAAGATGGAGTAGATATATTAAGTCTATCAATTACACCGAATCGAAAACCTCCTGGTGTTGCAACATTCTTTAACCCAATAGATATGGCATTACTCTCTGCTGTCAAAGCTGGAATCTTCGTAGTCCAAGCTGCGGGAAATACCGGTCCAGCGCCTAAAAGCATGTCTTCTTTTAGTCCTTGGATTTTCACAGTTGGTGCTTCCTCTCATGATAGAGTCTACTCCAATTCCTTAATCCTAGGAAACAATGTAACTATTCCAGGCATAGGATTCGCAA TTCCTACGGATGATGGGAAAATGTACAAGATGATATCTGCTTTTCATGCCTTGAACAATATTACTTCTGTAGATAAGGATATGTATGTAGGTGAATGTCAAGATTATGAAAATTTCGATCAAGATCTTGTCTCGGGGAATCTTTTGATATGTAGCTACTCGGCTCGTTTTGTTATCGGTCTTTCCACTATTAAACAAGCTTTAGATGTTGCCAAGAATCTATCCGCGGTTGGCGTTGTGTTCTATATGGACCCGTATGTTTTTGGCTTTCAGATCAATCCAACGCCTATGGATATGCCTGGAATCATAATTCCATCAGCAGAAGATTCCAAG ACTTTACTCAAGTACTATAACACTTCTCTTCAAAGAGATGGTAGCACGAAAGATATTGTTAGTTTTGGAGCGGTTGCAGCCATTGAAGGTGGTTTAAATGCTAACTTCAGTGACAGAGCTCCTAAGGTCATGTATTACTCAGCAAGAGGACCTGATCCAGAAGACAACTTATTTAACGACGCAGACATATTAAAACCGAACCTTGTTGCTCCTGGTAACTCTATTTGGGGTGCTTGGAGTTCTGCTTCAACTGACTCAACCGAGTTTATAG GTGAGAAGTGTGCTATGATGTCCGGTACAAGCATGGCTGCTCCTCATGTAGCTGGTGTGGCTGCATTAATCAAACAAACTTACCCACAATTTACTCCTTCACAAATCGCATCAGCGCTTTCAACAACTGCTCTTCTTTATGATAATAAAGGCAGTCCGATAATGGCTCAGCGATCTTTTTCCAATCCAGATCAAAGCCTCTACACCGCAACACCGTTTGACATGGGAAATGGTTTTGTTAATGCAACCGCAGCTTTAAACCCTGGTCTAATTTTTGATACAA GTTTTGAAGACTATATGTCATTTCTATGTGGGATCAATGGCTCGGATCCGGTGGTATTTAACTATACTGGACTTCATTGTTCCGCTACCAACACAACGATCAGCGGCTTTGACCTCAACATGCCTTCGATTACTGTATCGACGCTCAATGGCACGCAAATATTTCAGAGATCAGTAAGAAACATAGCCGGGAATGAGACATATAATGTTGGCTGGAGTCCTCCTTATGGTGTTTCAATGAAAATATCCCCTGGTCTGTTTTCTATAGGCTTGGGAGAAACTCAAGTACTTAGCATAACCCTCAACGCGACAAAGAACAGTTCTAGTTCTAGTTTTGGCAGAATCGGATTGTTTGGAAATACAGGACACATTGTTAATATTCCTGTAACTGTCATATCGAAAATAGCTTGGAGCTAA
- the LOC104724988 gene encoding CASP-like protein 1B1 encodes MAVSKLASAATSDKSCKILLGMRLLAFSATLSAAIVMGLNKQTKTFVVGKVGNTPINATFTAKFDHTPAFVFFVVANAMVSFHNLLMIALQIFGGKMEFTGSRLLSVAILDMLNVTLISAAANAAAFMAEVGKNGNKHARWEKICDRFATYCDHGAGALMAAFAGVILMLIISATSICRLVQSNKYCSTTASPSVVP; translated from the exons ATGGCGGTTTCAAAGCTCGCATCGGCTGCTACGAGCGATAAGAGTTGCAAAATACTCTTAGGGATGAGATTACTTGCCTTCTCAGCCACGTTATCTGCAGCCATTGTAATGggattaaacaaacaaacaaagactttCGTCGTGGGAAAAGTTGGAAACACTCCAATCAACGCTACTTTCACTGCTAAGTTTGACCACACACCAGCTTTTGT gttttttGTTGTAGCTAATGCAATGGTGAGCTTCCACAACTTGTTGATGATTGCTCTTCAGATATTTGGAGGGAAAATGGAATTCACTGGTTCTCGTCTTCTCTCTGTCGCAATTCTTGACATg CTGAACGTGACTCTAATCTCGGCGGCAGCAAACGCGGCGGCGTTCATGGCGGAGGTAGGGAAGAACGGGAATAAACACGCGAGATGGGAGAAGATTTGTGACAGATTCGCCACTTACTGCGATCACGGTGCCGGAGCATTAATGGCCGCCTTCGCCGGTGTAATCCTTATGCTCATCATCTCCGCCACGTCAATCTGTCGTCTCGTCCAATCTAATAAATACTGCTCCACCACCGCATCTCCCTCAGTCGTCCCCTGA